Proteins co-encoded in one Lactobacillus sp. ESL0700 genomic window:
- a CDS encoding Fic family protein, translating into MNYQDQLKQITKLKEKMDTYRPLSPLEIKRLEKNIRIEHVWSSAAIEGNTLSKNETAAIIDSGIGATIHGKTIKETLEIINLSQAYTYMKDLATKKQPIRLDDIRNLNRISTLETIEPKSEAGNYRTIDVYPYGTDKRPYASPFDIPDEMEKLQNWSDQARTKLHPVQYATDLHQKFVTIHPFRDGNGRTARLLMNLVLTENGYPVINVNPSKKARDNYMTALATAEAPENDPQPFRELIANYVEEELDSRIKTLQLNEKYTQEAKESFNRSGIDWKSLEKESKEKLSQAELAAQFETQKQRQKGLEQNGPELE; encoded by the coding sequence ATGAATTACCAAGATCAACTTAAACAAATTACAAAGTTAAAAGAAAAAATGGACACATATCGGCCACTTTCACCGTTAGAAATTAAGCGGCTAGAAAAAAATATTCGGATTGAACATGTGTGGTCATCAGCTGCAATTGAAGGTAACACTTTATCTAAAAATGAAACTGCTGCTATCATTGATAGTGGTATCGGTGCTACAATTCACGGAAAAACCATTAAAGAAACGCTAGAAATCATCAATTTAAGTCAGGCGTACACTTATATGAAAGATTTGGCTACCAAAAAGCAGCCAATAAGATTAGACGATATTAGAAATCTTAATCGTATATCTACCTTAGAAACAATTGAACCAAAATCAGAAGCAGGAAACTATCGTACCATCGACGTTTATCCTTATGGTACCGATAAACGCCCCTATGCTTCACCATTCGATATTCCAGATGAAATGGAAAAATTACAAAATTGGAGTGATCAAGCGAGAACTAAGCTTCACCCTGTCCAATATGCAACTGATTTACACCAGAAGTTTGTAACAATTCACCCATTTAGAGATGGCAATGGACGAACTGCAAGATTGTTAATGAATTTGGTATTAACTGAAAATGGGTATCCGGTAATTAATGTTAATCCTTCAAAAAAAGCCAGAGATAACTATATGACAGCCTTAGCCACAGCAGAGGCACCGGAAAATGATCCACAACCATTTAGAGAATTAATCGCTAATTATGTTGAAGAAGAATTAGACAGCAGAATTAAGACCCTGCAGTTAAATGAAAAATATACCCAAGAAGCAAAAGAGTCATTTAACCGCAGCGGAATAGACTGGAAAAGTTTAGAAAAGGAAAGCAAAGAAAAACTTTCGCAAGCCGAATTAGCGGCACAATTTGAAACACAAAAACAGCGGCAAAAAGGGCTTGAACAAAATGGCCCCGAATTAGAATAG
- a CDS encoding DNA topoisomerase, translating into MKLLILNEKASAAKNFAAALGGISGFFDNDSYDIVHAHGHLLQFKEPQEMVSADKVDKYSDWTDLSYYPWNLLDFSWQKEVSPGSKQALDTISNAAAGHDAIVIATDDDPSGEGDLLGWEIVNAIGWQKTVYRIRFADETPKNIKSALLNKVDVTDQYKQGEFLEATGRERFDYASMQLSRIALIIARQAGFNPRSLRLGRLKSTIIDKIYRQAKSRLEYVKKPFYEVRFRDSNQNVFKRTDEEAEQHRFPTENDAAFEMSNYQSSGVVIDSKVEKRQQPPALLDLSHLSILVGKKGYSSKTFLATYQKMYEASILSYPRTEDTKITQAQFDQLLPLVDQIAQVIGLNPTLLTHRTIRKKFLVKAATHGANRPGINVPTSLDEIEQQFGKCGREIYLTAAKSFLATLGEDYLYEQQKAHLDLYPAFTCTINVPKAKNYKLIFDEAELTDDTPDPDKKIMEFGTSAFPTVHQGHNPKPQPPTHSFIISFLKKNEIGTGATQESTLASITTGNNALVKNTKEKYSLTYPGLIQAILCFGTYIASPKVTEQLQEKMKQVKQGTFDYRNVPFLINQIVNYDLPAEQKNAANLSKNPQLAKLKQEWDAKNNFTQKEKVKGTWQGKEVKINREWRNYTFTDQELQQLFANKKITINTGSSIITGKLEQQSYKGKKFVGFKQETRELLADETHAVGLYQPQNITIRFKKIWDNHTFTNLELQQLLAGQNIAFQAMDKNGKPFEAKGKLEEQVYEEKQGRKVIKKIKYWGFSLAPKELIADDSHFVGIFIPTGKEVRFKNSFGDHSFTTQELALLLNGDSISFIITSKKGSYPVTGKLQTYTFKGHKIFGFKPEFKKK; encoded by the coding sequence TTGAAGCTTTTAATTCTAAATGAAAAAGCTAGTGCCGCTAAAAATTTTGCTGCAGCGCTTGGCGGAATTAGCGGCTTTTTTGATAATGACAGTTACGACATTGTTCATGCTCACGGCCATCTTTTGCAGTTTAAAGAACCACAAGAAATGGTTAGTGCAGATAAAGTTGATAAATACAGTGATTGGACTGATTTAAGCTACTATCCTTGGAACCTACTAGATTTTTCTTGGCAAAAAGAGGTAAGTCCTGGTAGTAAGCAAGCTTTGGATACTATTAGTAATGCTGCAGCTGGTCACGACGCTATTGTAATTGCCACAGATGATGATCCATCTGGAGAAGGTGACTTACTCGGGTGGGAAATTGTCAATGCCATTGGCTGGCAAAAAACAGTGTATCGCATTAGATTCGCAGACGAAACACCCAAAAACATCAAGTCTGCTTTACTTAATAAAGTTGATGTTACTGATCAATACAAGCAAGGTGAGTTTTTAGAAGCAACCGGTAGAGAACGATTTGATTATGCTTCAATGCAACTATCTCGTATTGCATTAATAATAGCTCGACAAGCCGGCTTTAATCCTCGCTCTTTGCGGCTAGGACGGCTTAAATCTACTATCATAGATAAGATATACCGGCAAGCCAAAAGCCGGCTAGAATACGTCAAAAAGCCTTTTTATGAAGTTCGCTTCCGTGACAGTAATCAAAATGTCTTTAAACGAACTGATGAGGAAGCAGAACAGCACCGGTTCCCAACAGAAAATGATGCCGCCTTTGAAATGAGTAATTACCAATCTTCTGGTGTTGTGATTGATTCTAAAGTAGAAAAAAGGCAACAACCACCAGCATTATTAGACCTTAGTCACTTATCTATTTTAGTAGGGAAAAAAGGCTATTCTTCAAAAACATTTTTGGCCACTTATCAAAAAATGTATGAAGCAAGCATTCTTTCTTATCCTAGAACCGAAGATACTAAAATAACTCAAGCTCAATTTGATCAACTATTACCCCTTGTAGATCAAATTGCTCAAGTAATTGGTTTAAATCCTACTTTATTAACTCACCGCACAATTAGGAAAAAATTTTTAGTAAAAGCTGCCACTCACGGTGCTAACCGTCCTGGAATTAATGTTCCAACTAGTCTTGACGAGATCGAACAGCAATTTGGTAAATGTGGTCGTGAAATTTATCTAACAGCCGCCAAAAGCTTTTTAGCAACCTTAGGGGAAGATTACCTTTACGAACAGCAAAAAGCTCATCTTGACCTCTATCCTGCTTTTACTTGCACAATTAACGTACCAAAAGCTAAAAATTACAAACTAATTTTTGATGAAGCAGAATTAACTGATGATACTCCTGATCCTGACAAGAAGATCATGGAATTTGGAACTTCGGCATTTCCAACTGTTCATCAAGGCCACAATCCTAAACCACAGCCGCCAACTCACAGCTTTATTATCAGCTTTTTAAAGAAGAACGAGATCGGAACCGGTGCCACTCAAGAATCAACTTTAGCAAGCATTACTACCGGTAATAATGCTTTAGTTAAAAATACTAAAGAAAAATATTCTTTGACCTATCCGGGATTAATTCAAGCAATTTTATGCTTTGGAACGTATATCGCTTCACCAAAAGTCACTGAACAGCTGCAAGAAAAAATGAAGCAAGTAAAACAAGGTACGTTCGATTATCGCAACGTACCATTTTTAATTAATCAAATTGTCAATTATGATTTGCCGGCAGAACAAAAAAATGCAGCTAACCTTAGCAAAAATCCTCAATTGGCCAAACTAAAACAAGAATGGGACGCTAAAAATAACTTTACCCAGAAAGAAAAAGTTAAAGGTACCTGGCAAGGAAAAGAAGTAAAAATTAATCGTGAATGGAGAAATTATACTTTTACTGATCAAGAGCTGCAGCAACTTTTTGCAAATAAAAAAATCACAATCAATACAGGTTCTTCTATTATTACTGGCAAGCTAGAACAGCAAAGTTACAAAGGTAAAAAGTTTGTCGGCTTTAAGCAAGAAACAAGAGAGCTGCTGGCAGACGAAACTCATGCAGTGGGACTATACCAACCACAGAATATTACTATTCGGTTTAAGAAAATTTGGGATAACCATACTTTTACCAACCTGGAGCTGCAGCAATTACTAGCTGGACAAAATATTGCATTTCAAGCAATGGATAAAAACGGTAAGCCCTTTGAAGCCAAAGGAAAATTAGAAGAACAAGTCTATGAAGAAAAGCAAGGCCGAAAAGTGATCAAAAAAATCAAGTACTGGGGATTCAGCCTTGCTCCTAAAGAACTAATTGCTGATGATTCCCATTTTGTCGGTATCTTTATTCCTACTGGAAAGGAGGTGCGTTTTAAAAATAGTTTTGGTGATCATTCCTTCACCACTCAAGAACTGGCACTATTACTTAATGGTGATTCTATTTCATTTATCATTACCAGCAAGAAAGGCAGCTATCCAGTTACTGGTAAATTACAGACTTACACCTTTAAGGGTCACAAAATATTTGGTTTTAAACCAGAATTTAAGAAGAAATAA
- a CDS encoding SLAP domain-containing protein encodes MKINKIISLSAAALLSIGAIGNTTYNTFAPQTVQAAKKATSKKAKTFKIKLKKNAKVFTKNGKRKGKKLLKKGQTYTVYGTKTIHGKKFYRISQNRYIKAINAKKLTLKTTNSSSPSTNTAPHFHTINPVTATSPSPTTGTTASVADTVTPPANNTTTKPDTTKPSTNTPTTSLAIKDFSVPYEATSDSVQQALQDNLINSENKDVTITLLTKIDTTKVGKIQAKAILHVDKQADRTVTFTVTVTAPSADDLFSHMTIMPLPDFKLGTNPAVITQLLNYSFPVAKGYRVKANFVKTPDTSKLGKTNYDVQVTITDPNGQTATKVVTMVVNIVPLHTDDGFEIAKVNPAYNAPVVENFDQSIIDQYHLEGHRWQKLTITYNTDEVDKDDLQYVNRVITQINNLHIVNLVPTDDKNAANIGISVEDGADQSDVGITGYNSFTGKTHKGLDADSKDHITIYSGRIRKWMGWTTTNDNYQSAFMTVTAHELGHALGLAHSEKTGDDIMATYSTTRRIDNDNDLLDEHYKQYLAVLYQN; translated from the coding sequence ATGAAAATCAATAAAATAATCAGTTTATCCGCTGCAGCATTGTTAAGCATTGGTGCCATTGGCAACACCACTTACAATACTTTTGCACCACAAACAGTGCAAGCTGCTAAAAAAGCAACAAGCAAAAAGGCAAAAACGTTTAAAATTAAGCTTAAAAAGAACGCCAAAGTGTTTACTAAAAATGGTAAACGCAAGGGTAAGAAACTTTTAAAGAAAGGGCAAACTTATACTGTATATGGCACTAAAACTATTCACGGTAAAAAGTTTTATCGTATAAGCCAAAACCGCTATATTAAGGCAATTAATGCTAAGAAACTTACATTAAAGACAACTAATTCAAGTTCTCCAAGTACGAATACAGCTCCACATTTTCACACAATCAATCCAGTTACCGCAACTTCACCGTCACCTACAACAGGCACTACAGCAAGCGTAGCTGACACCGTAACACCGCCAGCAAATAATACGACTACTAAGCCAGATACTACAAAACCTTCAACTAATACACCTACTACTTCTTTAGCAATTAAAGATTTTTCTGTACCGTATGAAGCAACTAGTGATAGCGTGCAGCAAGCTCTACAAGACAATCTTATAAATAGTGAGAATAAAGACGTTACAATTACTTTACTGACTAAAATCGATACAACTAAAGTAGGTAAGATCCAGGCTAAAGCAATTCTTCATGTTGATAAACAAGCTGATCGTACTGTAACTTTTACGGTTACCGTTACTGCACCTTCTGCTGACGATCTTTTTAGTCACATGACTATTATGCCGCTGCCTGACTTCAAACTTGGTACTAATCCGGCAGTTATTACTCAACTACTTAACTACAGTTTTCCAGTAGCCAAAGGATACCGAGTAAAAGCTAATTTTGTAAAAACACCTGATACTTCTAAGTTGGGTAAAACCAATTATGATGTTCAGGTTACAATTACAGATCCTAATGGCCAAACTGCAACCAAAGTAGTCACGATGGTAGTTAATATTGTGCCGCTGCATACTGATGATGGCTTTGAGATTGCAAAAGTCAATCCAGCATATAATGCCCCTGTTGTTGAAAATTTTGATCAATCAATTATCGATCAGTATCACCTGGAAGGCCACCGTTGGCAAAAATTGACCATTACATACAATACTGATGAGGTTGACAAAGACGATCTACAATATGTCAATCGTGTAATTACACAAATAAACAACCTACACATCGTTAATCTAGTACCAACTGATGATAAAAATGCTGCAAATATTGGGATTTCCGTTGAAGATGGTGCCGATCAGAGCGATGTTGGTATAACTGGCTATAATTCCTTCACTGGCAAAACACATAAAGGGCTTGACGCAGACTCAAAAGATCACATTACTATTTATTCGGGAAGAATCAGAAAATGGATGGGCTGGACAACTACAAATGATAACTATCAATCTGCTTTCATGACCGTCACTGCACACGAACTTGGTCATGCATTAGGCTTAGCACATTCAGAAAAAACTGGAGATGATATTATGGCCACATATTCAACCACACGCCGTATCGATAATGATAATGATTTACTAGACGAACATTATAAGCAATATTTGGCCGTACTTTATCAGAATTAG
- a CDS encoding dihydrodipicolinate reductase: MTNKSKTLAIRLNPEKILDKKILDFLDNPYISKSKLVKTAIIHEIINISTHPKGKSYIGSASEKEEEDIYKDILSDNPNMQAPTSKNKERLDSGFKAFSDKDF; the protein is encoded by the coding sequence ATGACAAATAAATCGAAAACGTTAGCTATTAGGCTTAATCCGGAAAAAATATTAGATAAAAAAATACTAGATTTTCTAGATAATCCATACATCTCTAAGTCTAAGTTGGTTAAAACGGCAATCATTCACGAAATAATTAATATTTCTACACATCCGAAAGGAAAATCATATATTGGTTCAGCTTCAGAAAAAGAAGAAGAGGATATATATAAGGATATACTTTCTGATAATCCAAATATGCAAGCTCCAACTTCAAAGAATAAAGAGCGGCTAGATTCTGGATTTAAAGCATTCTCTGATAAGGACTTTTAA
- a CDS encoding ParM/StbA family protein has product MEIFSLDLGNKQTKLMSSKARVVLPSSFLYESDMPLSFGIDTSKDLHTYSVPFSDDKFIWGKDIGSLHLDEYMIDTIMYGNRYEDQSFKLLANFALGLLACDFKEAQKQVLKVVVAVGLPTEDYADENKLRSLIEMLKGQHQITIDKQILTVRVEHVYVLPQPIGTLYNELLDDEAYIKDDDGLLNKKVGVIDVGGGTILIDTVLNFQLSSRNRHQFNTGANSLYEVIAGQINGDVSLHQLADELRAGMKNKQWSYRFSDNRTDDITGIVTKEITRFTKKIIANIKTTLKNLESIDMLLLTGGGANLLNQKILTEAFDKVKVVVVSETETANVNGFYKFALDQENKVKEEDNKR; this is encoded by the coding sequence ATGGAAATTTTTAGTTTAGATCTAGGAAATAAACAAACAAAACTAATGAGCAGCAAAGCCAGGGTAGTCTTACCGTCTAGCTTTCTTTATGAATCAGATATGCCACTGTCTTTTGGAATTGATACTAGTAAGGACTTGCATACATACTCTGTTCCATTTAGTGATGATAAATTTATTTGGGGCAAGGATATAGGTTCTCTACATCTTGATGAGTACATGATCGACACTATTATGTATGGTAATCGATACGAAGATCAGTCTTTTAAGTTATTGGCTAATTTTGCATTAGGACTGCTAGCATGTGATTTTAAAGAAGCACAAAAGCAAGTGTTAAAAGTAGTTGTAGCTGTTGGTTTGCCAACCGAAGATTATGCAGACGAAAACAAGCTAAGGTCACTTATTGAAATGTTAAAAGGTCAACACCAAATTACAATTGACAAGCAAATTTTGACGGTACGTGTTGAGCATGTCTATGTTCTGCCACAGCCTATTGGCACACTTTATAATGAACTTTTAGATGATGAAGCCTATATTAAAGATGATGATGGACTCTTAAATAAAAAAGTTGGTGTAATTGATGTTGGTGGCGGAACTATTTTAATTGATACAGTGCTTAATTTTCAATTGAGCAGCAGAAATCGCCATCAATTTAACACAGGTGCAAATAGCTTATATGAGGTTATTGCAGGACAAATAAATGGCGATGTTAGCTTGCATCAACTAGCCGATGAATTGCGTGCAGGAATGAAAAACAAGCAGTGGAGTTATCGCTTTTCTGATAATCGTACTGATGATATTACTGGAATTGTGACCAAAGAAATTACTCGTTTTACTAAAAAAATAATCGCTAATATTAAGACCACTCTCAAAAATTTAGAGAGTATAGATATGCTACTATTAACAGGTGGTGGTGCTAATCTACTCAATCAGAAGATATTGACCGAAGCATTTGATAAAGTTAAAGTTGTTGTGGTTTCTGAAACAGAAACAGCCAATGTAAATGGATTTTATAAGTTTGCATTAGATCAAGAAAATAAAGTTAAGGAAGAAGATAATAAACGATGA